The following proteins come from a genomic window of Crassostrea angulata isolate pt1a10 chromosome 1, ASM2561291v2, whole genome shotgun sequence:
- the LOC128187341 gene encoding uncharacterized protein LOC128187341 isoform X1, with protein sequence MASIACPLDQAEWKDRSRHCVSNEQSYHCLGDEYGNLVDACVDPVWIQPGHCPVFKSEEHRVESVVCQPSEYICPDAVYQSNQVFLYPACRMNTQTSNKPPPPPYTVAMSNQSTTPAPVPAEEPASCGPACIGIAVAVPIVLILLGVVIVLFLIKRRSASRGGQKKPLPNILQRFQKSDKQDSTQIELENEEQKKKLLDVQQKKPDMNNRDDLNPFLDDMMDEDNEETGPWDLFLKSLNLMVDKLYKPPSAENLGTRLRSLEAMSIVGKWGSGRTTLTKQAILECALNFVNSTCKFTTIDRVTDWKKGVHDGCVSFIYLPDCIKEWYTPSHVEDLAKSLTSLFVESRGKCFVILGVRDIVWEKFKHVLSQCDIFKEERLNFMQDKENLSSKDYREILHKQLHGNNAIVDVSEDIQVDDKSKKATLGSKNAELLVAKENSVIGLPELMALSSKNRRILSNVARFCAEPLSVIKDDLKQMSESPKISEKHKFVVLTYAMIHNGRFSLQKLNENLLRSIRTIFAVFSPPDDYFEDAVDKLMEEYLEISTDKATYYIQHEIITRILFEIVAESKIDFLIQNCDSRLLLNCIRPATFTFSSIFGKLNKELVVGIEPGHHQALCERFKQIESGGENEVRKHVIIEDAAFQRLMV encoded by the exons ATGGCTTCCATTGCGTGTCCTCTGGATCAAGCCGAATGGAAGGACAGATCGAGGCACTGCGTGTCCAACGAACAGAGCTACCACTGCCTGGGGGACGAGTATGGGAATCTAGTCGACGCCTGTGTCGACCCAGTGTGGATACAACCAG GGCACTGCCCGGTGTTTAAGAGCGAGGAACACCGAGTGGAATCGGTCGTCTGCCAACCTTCGGAGTACATCTGCCCTGACGCTGTATACCAATCTAACCAGGTCTTTCTAT ACCCTGCTTGTAGAATGAACACACAGACAAG CAATAAACCACCACCGCCACCTTACACTGTGGCCATGAGTAACCAGTCCACCACCCCTGCCCCCGTGCCCGCGGAAGAGCCGGCATCCTGTGGACCAGCATGCATTGGGATCGCTGTCGCCGTACCCATCGTATTGATACTGCTGGGGGTGGTCATTGTTTTATTCCTCATCAAACGGAGGTCAGCCTCTAGGGGCGGACAAA AGAAACCGTTACCTAACATACTGCAGCGATTTCAGAAAAGTGATAAACAAGATAGCACACAAATTGAACTTG AAAACGAAGAACAGAAGAAGAAACTATTGGATGTTCAACAGAAGAAACCAGACATGAATAATAGAG ATGATCTGAATCCGTTCTTGGATGATATGATGGACGAGGATAACGAAGAGACAGGTCCATGGGACCTCTTCCTGAAAAGCT TAAATTTGATGGTTGACAAGCTGTACAAGCCTCCAAGCGCCGAGAATCTTGGAACCCGCCTACGCTCTCTGGAAGCCATGTCGATAGTTGGCAAATGGGGAAGCGGTCGAACAACTCTGACAAAGCAAGCCATTCTGGAGTGTGCGTTAAATTTCGTCAACAGCACCTGCAAATTTACAACAATTGACAGAGTTACAGACTGGAAGAAAGGTGTGCATGACGGCTGTGTGAGTTTCATTTACCTACCTGACTGTATCAAAGAGTGGTACACACCAAGCCATGTGGAAGACCTAGCAAAAAGTTTAACAAGTTTGTTTGTTGAATCTCGTggtaaatgttttgtaatattggGTGTCAGGGACATCGTTTGGGAAAAGTTTAAACACGTTTTATCACAGTGTGATATTTTCaaagaagaaagattaaattttATGCAAGACAAAGAAAATCTCTCTTCAAAGGACTATAGAGAGATACTGCATAAACAACTTCATGGGAATAATGCAATCGTAGATGTCTCCGAAGATATACAAGTTGATGACAAATCTAAGAAAGCTACTCTCGGCTCCAAAAACGCAGAACTTCTTGTTGCCAAAGAGAATAGTGTCATAGGATTACCTGAACTTATGGCCCTCTCAAGTAAAAATCGTCGAATTTTAAGTAACGTTGCGAGATTTTGTGCGGAACCTTTAAGTGTTATCAAAGATGACTTGAAACAAATGTCGGAATCTCCGAAGATTTCAGAAAAACACAAGTTTGTGGTGCTAACCTATGCAATGATTCATAACGGCAGATTCAGTTTGCAAAAACTGAATGAGAATTTGCTGAGGTCGATTCGAACCATTTTTGCCGTTTTTAGTCCCCCTGATGACTACTTTGAGGATGCAGTTGACAAACTAATGGAAGAGTATCTTGAAATTAGCACAGACAAAGCAACGTATTATATACAACATGAAATCATAACGCGCATTCTCTTTGAGATTGTTGCAGAGAGTAAGATAGACTTTCTTATTCAGAATTGCGACTCAAGGCTTCTACTGAACTGTATCCGTCCTGCCACGTTTACCTTTTCTTCCATCTTTGGCAAACTCAACAAGGAACTCGTGGTGGGAATTGAACCAGGCCACCATCAAGCCCTGTGTGAAAGATTTAAGCAAATAGAGAGTGGGGGCGAAAACGAGGTCCGGAAACACGTGATTATTGAAGATGCAGCATTTCAGAGACTCATGGTGtag
- the LOC128176913 gene encoding uncharacterized protein LOC128176913: MDSKTTTNSLPEVLFDGMTIPPFPPLRVSVRQRFEDIRGLCTRPDDVIITTYLKSGSHWVWEIICMLLQGATSFVKEGKGSQFLEALDDLNLINKMTSPRTLNTHLPYRWLPRKHLENDGKIVHVVRNPKDVAVSMFFHFKETGDFIGSEKLDLDDRVNGMLSDAPNQPYGGWFTYEKDFIKHSKANIHFVHFERLKRYPLEEIKRLADFLRVSYSDQLIFHIAEKCNFTSLKEADDTTKVTTRKNVHGPNPKSLFLDEKPFTVECIDKGHMSSTGGMTDGKALKEVVFDGMSLPPFKPLREGVEARLNAIKHLETRPTDILLAIYPKSGTHWVWEIVWMLLNGRAEYIKEGKESLFLEAMDDIGTIKSMDSPRVLNTNLPFRWLPQKHVESNGKIIHVIRNPKDICVSLYYHFIGSGLFMHSDGVQFADCFEGLFSKERKPPYGGWFSYEKDFEEAVSNNYNIHVLYFENLKRNPMVEIKRLAEYLQVPQSTKLLHEISDSCSFNKLKRADDTLKEKSKYKKIVVGANPKFEGDVDKVQYNSFFRKGEIGDWKNHFTVTQNERFDELYRKQMVDSKLTVYYE, from the exons ATGGATAGTAAAACGACAACAAACAGTTTACCGGAAGTTTTATTTGATGGAATGACCATCCCACCATTCCCACCTTTGAGGGTCAGTGTCAGGCAGAGATTTGAAGACATCCGGGGACTTTGCACCCGTCCTGATGACGTCATTATAACCACCTATCTAAAGTCTG gTTCGCATTGGGTCTGGGAAATCATCTGTATGCTTTTGCAAGGGGCAACATCTTTCGTCAAAGAGGGGAAAGGGTCCCAGTTCCTGGAGGCTTTAGATGACCTTAACCTCATCAATAAGATGACGTCACCGAGAACTCTTAATACACACCTTCCATACAGGTGGCTTCCGCGTAAACATTTGGAAAACGACGGGAAAATTGTTCATGTTGTGCGTAATCCAAAAGATGTGGCAGTGTCTatgtttttccattttaaagAGACTGGGGACTTCATCGGCAGCGAAAAACTAGATTTGGACGACCGTGTCAATGGCATGCTGTCTGATGCACCAA ACCAGCCATATGGTGGATGGTTTACATATGAGAAGGATTTCATAAAGCATTCTAAAGCAAACATTCACTTTGTACACTTCGAACGACTAAAGAGG TATCCGCTGGAAGAAATCAAACGTCTTGCTGACTTTCTCAGAGTAAGTTATTCCGACCAACTGATTTTTCACATCGCTGAGAAATGCAACTTCACCAGCCTTAAAGAAGCAGACGACACAACCAAAGTTACGACCAGAAAAAACGTTCATGGACCAAATCCTAAATCTCTTTTCCTTGACG AAAAGCCCTTTACCGTTGAATGCATCGATAAAGGGCATATGTCTTCAACTGGGGGTATGACTGATGGTAAGGCCTTAAAGGAAGTGGTATTTGATGGTATGTCCCTGCCACCATTTAAACCACTACGTGAGGGGGTGGAGGCTCGACTAAATGCCATCAAACACCTGGAAACAAGGCCCACCGACATTCTTCTGGCCATCTATCCCAAGTCAG GCACTCACTGGGTTTGGGAAATAGTGTGGATGCTCCTTAATGGCCGAGCTGAATATATAAAGGAAGGCAAAGAGTCCCTCTTCCTGGAAGCTATGGATGATATCGGTACCATTAAATCTATGGACTCACCGAGGGTGCTAAACACAAATTTACCCTTCCGATGGTTGCCACAGAAGCACGTGGAAAGCAATGGCAAAATCATCCATGTCATTCGGAACCCTAAGGATATATGTGTATCTCTGTACTATCACTTTATAGGCAGTGGATTGTTCATGCATAGTGATGGCGTGCAGTTTGCCGACTGCTTTGAGGGACTATTTTCCAAGGAAA GAAAACCTCCATATGGAGGCTGGTTTTCGTACGAGAAAGATTTTGAGGAAGCAGTTTCTAATAATTACAACATTCAcgtgttatattttgaaaacttgaaAAGG aatccCATGGTGGAAATTAAAAGACTAGCTGAATATTTACAAGTGCCACAGTCGACAAAACTTCTACATGAAATATCAGATAGCTGTTCATTTAATAAACTGAAAAGGGCCGACGACACTTTGAAAGAAAAGAGTAAATACAAGAAAATAGTGGTTGGTGCTAATCCCAAGTTTGAAGGCGATGTGGATAAAGTCCAGTACAATTCTTTCTTCAGAAAAG GAGAAATAGGAGACTGGAAGAACCACTTTACAGTTACACAAAATGAACGTTTTGATGAACTGTACAGAAAGCAGATGGTAGATTCCAAACTAACAGTATATTATGAATAA
- the LOC128157508 gene encoding uncharacterized protein LOC128157508 produces MRKPRTGFILIGITAALCLTMFVYFDKRERNLVNMILRQNHAASDTHDPIFVDKTRNSNMKYSRDENMDDEEKWNNDQSASEKYSRNVLVDKGINLKLQLPLKGQTFNPVVRGFVEQLKRKGEVAKDVEIENIGQYAKSHLQLRDTDLNAKELKNIKNCKATSKQDYQKNYGAFFGGDHGRLQNIRRTHHTYLDETKFMIEVGGNWGWDAGNFSKLYNMNYLILEPLTPYTDILEKKFAGNEKVSIYNVGLGSDNEVVMVNLEGNNACATTKFSKKNGTVPIYIVNAIDFLTDLGVGVYELDLLTMNCEGCEFEVLETLVKSNLIERIRNIQWATHTQVSIPNPWERYCRIHELLKRTHRPTYQYKFNWESWRRKDIK; encoded by the exons ATGAGAAAACCTAGAACAGGTTTCATTTTGATTGGCATCACAGCTGCTCTCTGTTTAACCATGTTTGTCTACTTTGATAAGAGAGAACGCAATCTTGTAAACATGATATTGCGACAGAACCACGCAGCATCTGACACACACGACCCTATATTTGTCGATAAAACGAGGAACTCGAACATGAAATACTCAAGGGACGAAAACATGGATGACGAGGAAAAGTGGAACAATGATCAGTCCGCTTCTGAGAAATATTCCAGAAATGTTTTAGTGGATAAGGGAATAAATTTGAAGCTGCAACTTCCTCTTAAAGGACAAACATTTAACCCAGTTGTTCGAGGATTTGTGGAGCAATTGAAACGGAAAGGGGAAGTGGCAAAAGACGTCGAAATCGAGAATATTGGTCAATACGCCAAATCCCATTTACAATTAAGAGATACAGATCTAAACGCAAAAGaactgaaaaatataaaaaattgtaaagcaACCAGCAAGCAGGACTATCAAAAGAACTATGGTGCATTCTTTGGAGGTGATCATGGAAGATTACAGAACATTCGTAGAACACACCATACTTACTTGGACGAGACAAAATTCATGATAGAGGTCGGAGGAAACTGGGGTTGGGATGCAGGGAATTTCTCAAAACTCTACAATATGAACTATCTTATCTTAGAACCATTAACACCTTACACTGATattcttgagaagaaatttGCGGGAAACGAAAAAGTCAGTATATACAATGTCGGTCTTGGTTCAGATAACGAAGTAGTTATGGTTAACCTTGAAGGGAACAACGCATGCGCAACGacaaagttttcaaaaaagaaCGGAACTGTTCCCATCTACATTGTAAATGCCATTGACTTCCTAACAGATTTAG GCGTGGGAGTTTATGAATTGGATTTGCTGACCATGAACTGTGAAGGCTGTGAGTTTGAGGTTCTGGAGACTCTCGTCAAGTCGAACCTCATAGAACGAATCCGGAATATTCAGTGGGCCACTCACACACAAGTCAGCATCCCAAACCCCTGGGAGCGATACTGTCGCATTCATGAGCTACTGAAACGCACACATCGACCCACATATCAGTACAAGTTTAACTGGGAAAGTTGGCGAAGGAAGGATATCAAGTGA
- the LOC128187341 gene encoding uncharacterized protein LOC128187341 isoform X2, whose product MNTQTSNKPPPPPYTVAMSNQSTTPAPVPAEEPASCGPACIGIAVAVPIVLILLGVVIVLFLIKRRSASRGGQKKPLPNILQRFQKSDKQDSTQIELENEEQKKKLLDVQQKKPDMNNRDDLNPFLDDMMDEDNEETGPWDLFLKSLNLMVDKLYKPPSAENLGTRLRSLEAMSIVGKWGSGRTTLTKQAILECALNFVNSTCKFTTIDRVTDWKKGVHDGCVSFIYLPDCIKEWYTPSHVEDLAKSLTSLFVESRGKCFVILGVRDIVWEKFKHVLSQCDIFKEERLNFMQDKENLSSKDYREILHKQLHGNNAIVDVSEDIQVDDKSKKATLGSKNAELLVAKENSVIGLPELMALSSKNRRILSNVARFCAEPLSVIKDDLKQMSESPKISEKHKFVVLTYAMIHNGRFSLQKLNENLLRSIRTIFAVFSPPDDYFEDAVDKLMEEYLEISTDKATYYIQHEIITRILFEIVAESKIDFLIQNCDSRLLLNCIRPATFTFSSIFGKLNKELVVGIEPGHHQALCERFKQIESGGENEVRKHVIIEDAAFQRLMV is encoded by the exons ATGAACACACAGACAAG CAATAAACCACCACCGCCACCTTACACTGTGGCCATGAGTAACCAGTCCACCACCCCTGCCCCCGTGCCCGCGGAAGAGCCGGCATCCTGTGGACCAGCATGCATTGGGATCGCTGTCGCCGTACCCATCGTATTGATACTGCTGGGGGTGGTCATTGTTTTATTCCTCATCAAACGGAGGTCAGCCTCTAGGGGCGGACAAA AGAAACCGTTACCTAACATACTGCAGCGATTTCAGAAAAGTGATAAACAAGATAGCACACAAATTGAACTTG AAAACGAAGAACAGAAGAAGAAACTATTGGATGTTCAACAGAAGAAACCAGACATGAATAATAGAG ATGATCTGAATCCGTTCTTGGATGATATGATGGACGAGGATAACGAAGAGACAGGTCCATGGGACCTCTTCCTGAAAAGCT TAAATTTGATGGTTGACAAGCTGTACAAGCCTCCAAGCGCCGAGAATCTTGGAACCCGCCTACGCTCTCTGGAAGCCATGTCGATAGTTGGCAAATGGGGAAGCGGTCGAACAACTCTGACAAAGCAAGCCATTCTGGAGTGTGCGTTAAATTTCGTCAACAGCACCTGCAAATTTACAACAATTGACAGAGTTACAGACTGGAAGAAAGGTGTGCATGACGGCTGTGTGAGTTTCATTTACCTACCTGACTGTATCAAAGAGTGGTACACACCAAGCCATGTGGAAGACCTAGCAAAAAGTTTAACAAGTTTGTTTGTTGAATCTCGTggtaaatgttttgtaatattggGTGTCAGGGACATCGTTTGGGAAAAGTTTAAACACGTTTTATCACAGTGTGATATTTTCaaagaagaaagattaaattttATGCAAGACAAAGAAAATCTCTCTTCAAAGGACTATAGAGAGATACTGCATAAACAACTTCATGGGAATAATGCAATCGTAGATGTCTCCGAAGATATACAAGTTGATGACAAATCTAAGAAAGCTACTCTCGGCTCCAAAAACGCAGAACTTCTTGTTGCCAAAGAGAATAGTGTCATAGGATTACCTGAACTTATGGCCCTCTCAAGTAAAAATCGTCGAATTTTAAGTAACGTTGCGAGATTTTGTGCGGAACCTTTAAGTGTTATCAAAGATGACTTGAAACAAATGTCGGAATCTCCGAAGATTTCAGAAAAACACAAGTTTGTGGTGCTAACCTATGCAATGATTCATAACGGCAGATTCAGTTTGCAAAAACTGAATGAGAATTTGCTGAGGTCGATTCGAACCATTTTTGCCGTTTTTAGTCCCCCTGATGACTACTTTGAGGATGCAGTTGACAAACTAATGGAAGAGTATCTTGAAATTAGCACAGACAAAGCAACGTATTATATACAACATGAAATCATAACGCGCATTCTCTTTGAGATTGTTGCAGAGAGTAAGATAGACTTTCTTATTCAGAATTGCGACTCAAGGCTTCTACTGAACTGTATCCGTCCTGCCACGTTTACCTTTTCTTCCATCTTTGGCAAACTCAACAAGGAACTCGTGGTGGGAATTGAACCAGGCCACCATCAAGCCCTGTGTGAAAGATTTAAGCAAATAGAGAGTGGGGGCGAAAACGAGGTCCGGAAACACGTGATTATTGAAGATGCAGCATTTCAGAGACTCATGGTGtag
- the LOC128187382 gene encoding uncharacterized protein LOC128187382, producing MNPFEDDMIEENDDESKNPFFEDMTNDDDDGDDEMGSGGGDGGDDLIKKSDEKSKNPFTQDTTGDRGDDNAVEDSGDEMLDLFSVDYDSLSIPWKSFLQSFNLNVKKLYKPTCVKTIGTRLKSLKALSIVGKWGSGRTTLAKQVILQCAQSFVKSTCKFTTIDRATSWKKGVHDGCVSFIYLPDCVKEWYTPSHVEDVAECLKDMLIRPSDQCYVVLSINENTWSKYEHILSQCDIFKGKRLHFMHNKEILSSNDYKEMLHVIVQNRVKLDSLTSKTSAILAAKENDVIGLPELMTLSCKNRRILSNVARFCAEPLSVIKDDLKQMSESPKISEKHKFVVLTYAMIHNGRFSLQKLNENMLRSIRTIFAVFSPPDDYFEDAVDKLMEEYLEISTDKETLCTQHEIIKRILFEIVAEIKIDFLIQNCDSRLLLNCIRPATFTFSSMFSKFNKELVVGIEPGHHQALCERFKQIEIGGENEVRKHVIMEDAAFQRLMML from the exons ATGAATCCATTTGAAGATGACATGATTGAGGAGAATGATGATGAATCGAAGAATCCGTTCTTTGAAGATATGACAAATGATGACGATGATGGTGATGATGAAATGGGTAGTGGTGGGGGCGATGGCGGTGATGATCTGATAAAAAAGAGTGATGAGAAATCCAAGAATCCATTTACCCAAGATACAACGGGTGATCGTGGTGATGATAATGCTGTGGAAGATAGTGGTGATGAAATGTTGGATCTTTTCTCTGTTGATTATGACAGCTTGAGCATTCCTTGGAAAAGTTTTCTACAGAGCT TCAATCTTAACGTGAAAAAGTTGTACAAACCCACCTGCGTCAAGACGATAGGAACCCGCTTGAAATCGCTTAAAGCCTTGTCCATTGTTGGCAAATGGGGCAGCGGTCGAACAACTCTGGCAAAACAAGTCATTCTCCAGTGTGCTCAAAGTTTTGTAAAGAGCACCTGCAAATTTACAACAATTGACAGAGCTACAAGCTGGAAGAAAGGTGTGCATGACGGCTGTGTGAGTTTTATTTACCTACCCGATTGTGTCAAAGAATGGTACACACCGAGTCATGTGGAAGACGTCGCAGAGTGTTTGAAGGACATGCTAATCAGACCCTCTGATCAATGTTACGTCGTGCTAAGCATTAACGAGAATACCTGGTCCAAATACGAACACATTCTATCACAATGCGACATATTCAAAGGAAAAAGGTTGCATTTCATGCATAATAAAGAAATACTGTCTTCAAATGATTACAAAGAAATGTTACACGTAATTGTCCAGAACAGAGTCAAACTAGACAGCCTTACTTCTAAAACCAGTGCAATTCTCGCTGCCAAAGAGAACGATGTCATAGGGTTACCTGAACTTATGACCCTTTCATGCAAAAATCGTCGAATTTTGAGTAACGTTGCAAGATTTTGTGCGGAACCTTTAAGTGTTATCAAAGATGACTTGAAACAAATGTCGGAATCTCCGAAGATTTCAGAAAAACACAAGTTTGTGGTGCTAACCTACGCCATGATTCATAACGGCAGATTCAGTTTACAAAAACTGAATGAGAATATGCTGAGATCAATTCGAACCATTTTTGCCGTTTTTAGTCCCCCTGATGACTACTTTGAGGATGCAGTTGACAAACTAATGGAAGAGTATCTTGAAATTAGCACAGACAAAGAAACACTCTGTACACAACATGAAATAATAAAGCGCATTCTGTTTGAGATTGTCGCAGAGATTAAGATAGACTTTCTTATTCAGAACTGCGACTCAAGGCTTCTACTGAACTGCATCCGTCCTGCCACGTTTACTTTTTCATCTATGTTTAGCAAATTCAACAAGGAACTTGTGGTGGGAATTGAACCTGGCCATCATCAAGCTTTGTGTGAAAGATTTAAGCAAATCGAAATTGGGGGAGAAAACGAGGTACGGAAACACGTGATCATGGAAGATGCAGCATTTCAGAGACTCATGATGTTATAG